The following nucleotide sequence is from Verrucomicrobiota bacterium.
CTCTGCATCCAGATCACTCTGATGACCTAGAATTCCAATAGGGCCGTCGTAGCCGGATTCCTTGATAATCCTTAACAGCGCTTCCTCATGCTCACCCTTGCCCAAGGCCAGTATTTTGGGATCAGGATCCGTATTCATTCCGTTCAGATTCAGGCAGTGAAGGTAAGGAAGCATAAGCTCCAAAGATTCCTTAAAATGGGAAATGTGCTCATGACCGTGATGCAGGTTGTAAACCAGTCCCACATGTTCAGCATCCGTGTTCGCTCGCAGCCAATCTACAACAGCCACCAGATTTTCCGGTTCACCTCCCCAGCCTCCATGGTTATAAAGGCCAAACTTGCAACCTAGCTCACGTGTTTTTTCAACCAAGGGCAGCAGACTCTTTCCAGCCAACTCCACACGCTCCTCTTGCGAATTTCCCTGTGGAGATGGTAAGGTCTTCCAGATTTGTGGGTGCAAATCATACTTCTCAAACAGGGCAAACGCTTCGGGGTGCTCTCCCCAGAAAGCAAAATACTCGATACCATATTTCTGGCACATCAAAATCTCTTCCTCAAATTCCGGCACATGTTTTTCACGCCAGTCGTAGGCGAACTTTCGGATTCCAAGCCGCTGTAACATTTGGGCCCGCTCTTCCGGGGAGCGTTCGTTTTTGTCGAAAGGAACAATACACCAGGCAACCAGATTGTCCTGACGGAATAAGTCGGAGGCAATTTTCTGATCAGCGCACCCCGCGACAAAGACCAAAAAGACCATAAGCAGCTTCATTTCAGTATTAGAAAGGATGGTGAAATTCGAATCGGCAGCAAGCTACCTCCTACACTTCGACTTGAAGCCGACAAATGTAGGAGGTAGCTTGCTGCCGAAAAACGGAGTCCTATGCGCGATAATCTGATCACTTTTTTATCCCCGCAAATACGAAGGGTTTACCGCCAAGAAAATCCGCACTGGTGATGGTTGGACACCAGTATTTTTCGACATGATCGACGACTAAATCAGTTCCGGAAAAATGGTCCACATAAGGTGGCATGCGAGAATTATACATCGTATCGGTCAGATCACGCATCAGGAATACATTTTGATCCTGGTAAACCATCTGCCGGATAGAGAATGGCCGCCCCAAGACGCACATATTCAAATGTACTCCCATAGCGATGACATTGGTGATACCTCGTTGCTTCATCAGGTTATAGGCTTCTGCAGAATCAGTGATCGCGTCACCGTCTTTTATCTCTATGGCTTCTATCTGACGCGACCATGCTTTATAGTTTTTACACATTGGTTCGTCGTCACAGCCTCCATCAGAATCGTCGATGGGCAACGCCGCTTCGTTTTCGGGATCAAGGTGACACCAGGTTTGCAAAGGAACCTTGGCTTCCACAACCGGTGCCGACATAGCCAATTTCCGGGCAGGATGATCTTTGTAGAAATCCAAAGTATTGCTCGGGCAATGGATAATCAATACACCCTGCTCACGGGCTTTTGAGATAACTGCATTCATCCTGGGAGCCATTTCGGCCACTCGCTGCGTTGCACCTTTACACCAGTGTTTATCCCACATGTCACAAACGACAATGGCGGTTTGTTCAGCTACTAAAGTCCTCTTTTCATTCATCAGGCCGAAGGTGCCATCAGCCGTTTTATTCTGATACCGCGTATTTAAATCCAACTCAGTTGCGACGAGGAGGCTCTCGTTAATGGAAGCTAAAACAAACAGGAAATAGAATATTGCCGTAAACTTTCTCATGGGATCTGACACGCTTTGTAGGAGCTGCTTCAGCTGCGATGCAAAAATGGTCATTCTTATGAATAGCACTAACAGACAATCGCAGCTGTCTCCTACATTTTTAAAATAGTTATTCGAAATTACAGTGGCCATTCAATTCACCACTTTTGGTAGAGTACCTTGCACGCGATCATAGTCTATTCTTTTCCCTTGGGACGGATAGGAATCCAGTACCTCCTGAAGTTTCTCACGCGCGCGTTTAACACGGTTGTTTTCGCTCCCTTCTTTGGAAGGTTTCTTTTCCAGCACATCCTCAATGGCGTCATAGAGATCACCGTTTCCGTAAAGTTTGTAACGCTCATCCCTCGCATAACGTACTTCCCAGTGATTATACATTTCGTCAAATTTTTGACTGTAGGGACGAGGGAAATAGTAACCGTAAATAAAATCCCGTTTGGTCCCCTGTTCACCGATACACTGCGGCCAGAAGCTCCATCCGTCACCGTCGGAGATGGCCTTGGGAGGCAGGCCAGTCGCTTCCACTATGGTTGGGAAAAAATCCGAGAAGGCAATCAGGTCCTGGTTTAACTGACCTTGAGGAATGGTACCAGGAAGATTAACGATGAGAGGAACGTGCGTGCCATGATCCTTGGTAAATCCTTTTCCACCTTGAATTTGCTCACCCTTGAATTCCGACGTCAGGACATGATTCGTTCCATTGTCCGCTGTAAAGACAACTAAGGTATTCTCCCGTATGCCCAACTCATCCAGTGTGTCTACGATCCGACCAACCAGAAAGTCTACGTATTGAACCATATCGATGAAGTTCTTCTTATCATCCTTAGACTCTTTGTCAGTACTGTGAGGAGTTGGTGGAAATGGATTATGGGGAAGTATCAAAGGGTTATATACAAAAAAGGGTTTATCTTTGTTCTCCTTGATGAAATCCAATAAGAAATTGTTAACTACTGTGGGGCCATAAGATCCTTCAGGCAATTCGAGCACCTTGCCATCTTGGTCAATCGACGGGTTCCAATAACGTTCACGCCCGGTAGTGGGCAAATTCCAAAGACAGTAGGTATCGAACCCGGCTTCCGTTGGCGATATTCCATCGTCATTATTCATCAGCTGCCACTTGCCACCCACCGCCGTTTTGTAGCCATTCTTTTTAAAATGATTTCCGAATGTCGGCTCTCCTTTGGGGAATATGCCAAAATCCACATAATTAAACACATTGGATTTACCCGTCATCAGATTCACCCGGCTCGGGGTGCACAAGGGAGTTGAATGACAATTTTCAAATCGTATCCCCTCTTCAGCCAGTTTATCCAATCGAGGCGTCGAATACTCCTTACTGCCATAACTACTGAAGCACTCAAATCCAACATCGTCGCAAAGAATAAGTACAACATTGAGCGGCTTGACTCCGAAGGTCGAAAGGCTTAAAAAAAGAAAAGTCGTCAGCAGCGTGGTCCAAATACGTATCATCGTAATATCAGTTTTGAATAATTAAAGTAGAAGCTAACGGTTACTTGAGCTTGCCCTTTACTTGGAGAGTACAAATTTCTGGATACGTTGGTTGACCGTCTCGGCAGTGTAGATGGCACCCTCATCGTCGACAGCCAGGCTGTGCACCTGGTGCAACTGACCCGGGGCTTGACCAGAAGAACCAAATCCACCGAGTACTTTGCCTTTGAGAGAAAGTTTCTGAACACGTCCAACGTCACCATCGCACATCCAGATCACTTTTTCACGAAGATCGAAGGCGACATTCCACGGCGTTCCGAGTCCATCCCACTTGGCGAGAAATTTTCCATTCTTGTCGAAGACCTGAATTCGTTTGTTTCCGCGATCTGCCACATAAATACGATCACGGTCGTCGAGAGTCAGGCCATGAACGAGGTTGAAAAGTCCGGGCGCGTCTCCTTGGCCTCCCCAGTGGGTAATGTAATCACCGTCAGGACTATACTTCGCCACGCGAGTATTTTTATAACCATCAGCGACATAGGCGTTCCCTTGACTGTCAAAGGCGACTCCGGCGGGGCGATTGAATGCGTAGTGCGTATCATCGGTCCCTTGTTTGGCACCGAAACTGCCAATGGTGAGTAGTGTTCGTCCCTCTTTCGAAAACTTAAATATCGTATGCGTCTCGCGGTCAACGAGCCACACGCCCCCGTCGGGGCCGATCCCCATGCCATGCGCCGCTCCCTGATGATTGGAAAGCGCTATGTCCTCAGGCCAGGCTTGAAGCAATTTTCCTTTTTTGGTGAATTGCATCACTGGCAGGGCGCTTCGAGTGTAATACCAAATAGAACCGTCGCCGGCGACGGAAACCGCCATACCTGCACCTGTGACGTAGTCGGCGGGCAGCGTTCCCCAGCCTTTGACCGGCTTGTAGGCTAACTCGGGCTGTGCCAGTAACGGCAGAACTGAAATAAACAAAAGAAAGAGAATTCGTCGGGTCATAATAGTGCTATTAAGGATTTATTCGAGTGGTGGAGTCTTAGATTTGGGGCTTTAGTGAAGAAGAAAAACAGACTTCATTGCGTTCTGCTTTCAATGTTTGTGAATGAATTAAGGAAACACAACTTGAATCCTGTTGATCGCTTCATTTGAAGACCATCCTAATACTTAAGCGACGATGAAGACACAGGATCTTGTAAATACACCAGTGCCGGATCATTGATCTCTTCCATTCGGCTCAGGAGCTTTTCATCAAGCTTTGCTATCAGTGATCGATGTGTTGGATTTGTTATTTCATTTTCTAATTCTTCGGGATCATCCGCCAGGTTAAAGAGCTCGTCGCGTTCAGATGCTAGTAAGTAACGAACAAGTTTCCATTGTGGAGTTCGCATCATACGCATCTCATCTACAAATTGACGCGCATACGCTTCACTGCTTGAATAAAAGCCAAACATATCGTTATCCCACTCGGTTGGAGATTCTCCCCGAAGGAGTGGTAAAATACCACGTCCTCGAAGCAATTTGTTTTCCGGATTGGGGATCCCTGCCATTTCGAGCAGAGTCGGATACCAGTCAAGATTTGATGTCGTCTCAGGAATACGAGTGCCTGCGGGTATCACGCCGGGCCAACGAACCATACTGGGAACGCGCACTGAATGGTCGTACATATTGGGGCGCATGTTGGTTCCGACATTGTGCGTCGCAGGAACCTCGTGATTCAAAATCCAGATACCGTTCCCTTTGTGCCAGATTCCATGATGCCCCATGTTGTAACCATGATCGGACGTAAAAATGACGACCGTATTTTCACTGAGTTTCAACTCATCCAAAGTCTGCATCACCCGTCCGAGGTTTCTATCCACGCTCCGCACAGATGCAAGATACTCGCGCATCATACCCGTAACCTTTTTTGTATCGAGGTCCGGGTAATCGGGTATCGCAATTTCGAGCTCACCTTCATAAGGTTCCATGTCCTCGGGTGCCACCGGTAGCCATTTGGTATGGGGAGCCCGTGTGTTCCAACATAGCAAAAATGGTTGCTTCTGATAGTCTGCAACATGCCCTTTTAGGAAGCCAATCACATGGTCGCCCAGAACATCCGCAGTGAGACCCTTATATTGTTTCTTCATTCCCTGTTCTTCCAATTCGGGATCTACCGTTTTGAAGCCGCCATGCCGATGGCCCATGAAATAATCGAATCCGTAGTTGGTCGGATAATAACGATCATTCATCCCCAGGTGCCACTTGCCAACCAGTCCGGTATGGTAACCAGCTTCTCGCAAGGCTTTGGCAAAGGTTGTTTCGTCGAGATTCAATCCATGATCCTGGTCAGCCGGCATAAACCAGTTGAATACACCTACTTCAAAACCATAACGTCCCGTCAGCGTAGCTGCCCGCGAAGGAGAACATACCGGCGTACTTACAAACGAATTTACCAAATAAGCACTTTGAGAAACCAGCTGATCCATGTGAGGTGTAAAAGCTTGTTCATTGCCAGAAGCGCCCAATGCCCATGCCGCCTGATCATCGGTACAGATGAACAGTATATTCGGTCGAGCCTGTCCGGCGGAATTTTCGGCAGGAGACCCGTTCGACGAATCGGCTCCATGGGTCCGGAGCAAAAAGCCAACCAGAACGAACAAGACTAAGTTCCGCACATGTGATATCCGCGCAGGCATGACTTCAACCAATTAGAAAAGAATAACCAGGTTACCGTCCATAGACTGGCGGCTTCCAGTCGTTTGGCAATTTTCCTTGAGGACGAACACCGAGCGAACCTTCAGGAATAGGATGATCTTCCGGTTGTTCAAGAGGTAAATTATCGGGCAGGTGTTTGATCTTGAAATCCTTGTATTGAATTTTCATCTCAGGGCCCACATGTACCTGGACAGCTAATACCCCGTCCAACGTCCGCCCTGCTTCATCGAAGTCGAGTAGGTCCGCGGTGGGATGGCCGTCGATCCAGTGTTGGTGATGATTGCCACGAACCAGAACGCGATAGTCGTGCCACTCGCCAGGTGCAAATTCCTTTACTGGCATGGTACCGACGACCCAAGGTTGTCCGTCGGGATCGACAATTACTTTTTCGCCGGTGTGCGACAGAATGCGCCTACCCTTTTCTTCATAGAGCATGCCGTTGTAGTTGGGGTTGTTGGCGACAACGTCTGCCTGGTAACCGGTCACAATATCCAAACCCAGCTCGGGTGCCATAACTCCGCGATATTGAAGGCCACTGTTTCCACCAGGAGTGACTTTCACCTTCACGCGAAGATCGAAGTTTTGGATGGTTGATCCTTTCCAGGAAATGAAACGGTTCATTTTAAGGGAGCCATCGGTAACGCCGGTAAGAACACCTCCTTCGCCAGACCAGTATTGTGGATCCCCCGACCAACTTCTGAGAATATTACCATCCAGTAAATCGACAAAACCATCGGAACCCGGTTTAACGGTGACTGCAGCGGACGCTACGGGGTACGGATCGGTGGACTTGGTAAACGCACCCTTTAGTGGTTCAAGTGGTCCGCCATAAGCGGTAACCGTTTTGTCGGTACGCTCGCGAAGGTCTTCAAGAACCTTTTTAAACTTCGAGCTACCTACCAGGTTAACCAGCTCGTCGGGATCGTTTTTCAGATCATGCAGAAATTCATGCTTACCGTGATCGACATAGCGGACATATTTGTAGCGCTCAGTGCGGATACCTTCATAGGCGGGAATCCGATTCCGCACGGCAAAGTGTTCATGAAAGGTTTCGGCCCGCCAATCCTTCGGCTTCTTTCCGGAAACCACAGGAGCCAGACTACGTCCCTGGTATCTTTCCGGCACGGGAACGCCTGCCCAATCAAGGAAGGTCGATGGCAAATCTAGGTTCAATGCCAACGCTTCAGTTTTCTTACCTTGCTGACGGCGAGAAACTCGAGGGTCCATGATTATCATGGGCACACCAATGGATTCCTCGTAGTGAGACCACTTGCCTGCAAAACCTCGGTTACCCTTGTGGTAGCCGTTGTCAGCCGTGTAGACGATGATCGTATTATCGGCCAATCCGGCTTCTTCCAATGCTTGAACAAATCGACCTATAGCTCCGTCGATACCGCTGACCATGCGGTAATAAGCACGCATGTTGATCTGATATTTCTCATCGGTATTCCATCTCCAGAAATAGCGCTCACGATTAATGGTGGTTTTCAAGAAGTCGGGTTGACTATCGAAAATCTCTGGTGTGTCCAAACGGGGAGGATCGAAGGTAACATCCTCATACATTCCATCCACCGCACGCGGCCAGGGAAAGTGCCCGATGCCTGGACGGCGATCACTATCCTCCGCGTGGCAGGCGTTGAACCACATGTTAAGAGCAAAGGGTTTGTCTTTGGGTTGGTTCTTCAAGAACTCAATACCCCGATCGACGATGATCTCGGTTTCGTGCCGAAGAGATCCGTCAGGCTGTTTTTTATAGAAAGGATTACGAGAGATTGCTTCGAATTCATCAAAGTGATCCTCCGGCTTGTAACCCTGTGGCATTTTAGCATGCCATTTCCCGAAATACCCCGTACGGTAGCCACGTTCTCTCAGGAGATCCGAGTAAAGTGTCTCCACCGCATCAGCCCGCGCCTGATCGTGATTGCCTGGCGTTCCATAACTGCGACCCGTGAGACCAGTAAGAATCGTTGTGCGACTCACCCAGCAAATGGCCTGGCTGACAAATGCATGTTGAAAAAGGGTTCCTCGATCGGCCAAACGATCAATGTTCGGGGTCTGAACAATTGGATTTCCATAACAGGCCAATGAGTCGGAGGTCTGATCATCCGTGAAGAAGAATACAATATTTGGGGGTCTTTCGTTAGCAGCGAATAATGCATTCGCGCACAGGACGAACAAGAAAAGGAACTTAGATTTCATGATAATTGAAAAGTATACAGAGGAGTCTATTAATTTTGTTAACCGCGTTGCAAGCCAGCGGCGGCAACTCTGGCATTGAGTTTTGCTCTTTGCGTTACAAGCACTCTGGCATATTTTGGATCTCCTGCCAGGTTCGTAAACTGCTTGGGATCTTTTTTCATATCGTACAGTTCCTCAGTATCATCTTTATAGTGAATGTAGGTCCACGCATCGCCACGAATGGCGAAACCACTTCCGCCATTTCCCACACTGAAAGCTTCTTCACGAACCGAACCACCCGGGTTTTTTAACAGTGGAACCAAACTCTTCCCCTGGACCGTCTCTGGAACTGAGATCCCCATCAAATCTGAAACGGTGGGATACATATCCACGAGTTCCACGAAGGCATCTGACCTGCCCGGCTTTAATCCAGGAGCCGAAATAATAAGAGGCACGCGTGTAACGTCTTCATGCAAATTGTTCTTCTGCCAGAATGTGTGCTCTCCCAAGTGATAGCCGTGATCGCTCATAAACACGATGGCGGTGGATTCGCGCAATCCCAGCCGCTCCAATTCCTCCACAATCCGGCCCAGCTGTTCATCCATGTAAGTGATGGTCGCGTAATAGGCGGCCCACATACGCTTCTGGTTATCCGGATAAAGCCCGATCGGATCGGTATCGCTTCTCACAGCGGTGTATCCAATTTCCGGAATATCGTCGAGATCGCCTTCCACTTGTTCGGGCAATGATACATCCGTGTAGGGATACTTATCGAAATATTGTTGCGGCGCGACATTGGGGTAATGCGGTCTCACAAATCCCGCGGCGATAAAGAATGGTTTGTCTTTGTGCTTTCGCAGAAGATCGATTGTTTTGGTGGCTGTTTTCCAATCGGGTTGATCCGAGCCGTCGCCTTCGTATTCCACGGAAACAAACCAACGATCTTTCTCCGCTGTGCTGGCCCGGTCCTTCATGCTCATGGTAAAAATATTGTGGTTAAACAGTGAATACTTTCCAGCGGTGTGGACTTCCAGGCCAGGCGAGTTAAACCGTTCTGTCCAGCACTCGGCATAGTCCTCACCGTTGGCGCCCTCAACGATATCACCCGGAACCTTCATATGGAAAATCTTTCCTACCCGGGCACTGTAAACGTCGTTGTTGATAAAATTCTGTCCCAGACTGGTTCCATGATCGCCCTTGTATCTACTGAACATGAATGATTGCCGGGATGGCCCGCAGGTCATGCCCTGACAATAGGCTCGATTAAAAACAACTCCCTGGGCAGCCAAGGCGTCGATGTTCGGCGTCTGCACGAGTGGATCGCCATAGCAGCTCAGAGTGCTGGCTTTCAAATCATCCGAAATCAAAAGGAGTACATTTTTTATTTTTGATTCAGCCGCAGAAGAAATCGTAAGAGTCAGACTAATACCAAAAAAGATCCGCAATTTTTTAAGATACATCATAAGTAATATTTTTGAATTATCAGCTTCACGCTTTTATTCTTAATGTTGGATGAATGGTAGGAGTAGCTGAGATAGGTTGAAAGGTGCCAAGCTGGGGCTTGGCGTTCCCGGGAAAATCGCAGCTAAAGCAGCTCCTACATTTTGATAGCAATTGATATGTGAAAAAAACATCTGCTTACTTTTCCAATCCCTTCGGACCGAATTCTGGCCGAAGTTTAGGGGATGTTTTAGGCATGGAATCAAGTGCCTTTTGTAGCATCTTCCTCGTGCGCTCGGCCTCTTTATTTCCAGATCCCTTTTTAATGTCTTTAATCTCCTGATGGTCCTCCACAGCGTAGTAGGACCCATCGTCATAGAGTTTATAATGCTGGTTTTGGGTCCAGATGATCTCGAGATTCCGAATTCCTTGACCGTGAGGCAAGGCAGCCGGAGTAAATTTAGGAAAATGATACTGATAAATCCAATCCCGAGGATTGCCTTTCTTG
It contains:
- a CDS encoding TIM barrel protein; protein product: MKLLMVFLVFVAGCADQKIASDLFRQDNLVAWCIVPFDKNERSPEERAQMLQRLGIRKFAYDWREKHVPEFEEEILMCQKYGIEYFAFWGEHPEAFALFEKYDLHPQIWKTLPSPQGNSQEERVELAGKSLLPLVEKTRELGCKFGLYNHGGWGGEPENLVAVVDWLRANTDAEHVGLVYNLHHGHEHISHFKESLELMLPYLHCLNLNGMNTDPDPKILALGKGEHEEALLRIIKESGYDGPIGILGHQSDLDAEIALKENLEGLRAIQSRL
- a CDS encoding isochorismatase family protein, yielding MRKFTAIFYFLFVLASINESLLVATELDLNTRYQNKTADGTFGLMNEKRTLVAEQTAIVVCDMWDKHWCKGATQRVAEMAPRMNAVISKAREQGVLIIHCPSNTLDFYKDHPARKLAMSAPVVEAKVPLQTWCHLDPENEAALPIDDSDGGCDDEPMCKNYKAWSRQIEAIEIKDGDAITDSAEAYNLMKQRGITNVIAMGVHLNMCVLGRPFSIRQMVYQDQNVFLMRDLTDTMYNSRMPPYVDHFSGTDLVVDHVEKYWCPTITSADFLGGKPFVFAGIKK
- a CDS encoding sulfatase-like hydrolase/transferase; translation: MIRIWTTLLTTFLFLSLSTFGVKPLNVVLILCDDVGFECFSSYGSKEYSTPRLDKLAEEGIRFENCHSTPLCTPSRVNLMTGKSNVFNYVDFGIFPKGEPTFGNHFKKNGYKTAVGGKWQLMNNDDGISPTEAGFDTYCLWNLPTTGRERYWNPSIDQDGKVLELPEGSYGPTVVNNFLLDFIKENKDKPFFVYNPLILPHNPFPPTPHSTDKESKDDKKNFIDMVQYVDFLVGRIVDTLDELGIRENTLVVFTADNGTNHVLTSEFKGEQIQGGKGFTKDHGTHVPLIVNLPGTIPQGQLNQDLIAFSDFFPTIVEATGLPPKAISDGDGWSFWPQCIGEQGTKRDFIYGYYFPRPYSQKFDEMYNHWEVRYARDERYKLYGNGDLYDAIEDVLEKKPSKEGSENNRVKRAREKLQEVLDSYPSQGKRIDYDRVQGTLPKVVN
- a CDS encoding peptidyl-alpha-hydroxyglycine alpha-amidating lyase family protein, with the translated sequence MTRRILFLLFISVLPLLAQPELAYKPVKGWGTLPADYVTGAGMAVSVAGDGSIWYYTRSALPVMQFTKKGKLLQAWPEDIALSNHQGAAHGMGIGPDGGVWLVDRETHTIFKFSKEGRTLLTIGSFGAKQGTDDTHYAFNRPAGVAFDSQGNAYVADGYKNTRVAKYSPDGDYITHWGGQGDAPGLFNLVHGLTLDDRDRIYVADRGNKRIQVFDKNGKFLAKWDGLGTPWNVAFDLREKVIWMCDGDVGRVQKLSLKGKVLGGFGSSGQAPGQLHQVHSLAVDDEGAIYTAETVNQRIQKFVLSK
- a CDS encoding sulfatase-like hydrolase/transferase, with amino-acid sequence MPARISHVRNLVLFVLVGFLLRTHGADSSNGSPAENSAGQARPNILFICTDDQAAWALGASGNEQAFTPHMDQLVSQSAYLVNSFVSTPVCSPSRAATLTGRYGFEVGVFNWFMPADQDHGLNLDETTFAKALREAGYHTGLVGKWHLGMNDRYYPTNYGFDYFMGHRHGGFKTVDPELEEQGMKKQYKGLTADVLGDHVIGFLKGHVADYQKQPFLLCWNTRAPHTKWLPVAPEDMEPYEGELEIAIPDYPDLDTKKVTGMMREYLASVRSVDRNLGRVMQTLDELKLSENTVVIFTSDHGYNMGHHGIWHKGNGIWILNHEVPATHNVGTNMRPNMYDHSVRVPSMVRWPGVIPAGTRIPETTSNLDWYPTLLEMAGIPNPENKLLRGRGILPLLRGESPTEWDNDMFGFYSSSEAYARQFVDEMRMMRTPQWKLVRYLLASERDELFNLADDPEELENEITNPTHRSLIAKLDEKLLSRMEEINDPALVYLQDPVSSSSLKY
- a CDS encoding sulfatase-like hydrolase/transferase; amino-acid sequence: MKSKFLFLFVLCANALFAANERPPNIVFFFTDDQTSDSLACYGNPIVQTPNIDRLADRGTLFQHAFVSQAICWVSRTTILTGLTGRSYGTPGNHDQARADAVETLYSDLLRERGYRTGYFGKWHAKMPQGYKPEDHFDEFEAISRNPFYKKQPDGSLRHETEIIVDRGIEFLKNQPKDKPFALNMWFNACHAEDSDRRPGIGHFPWPRAVDGMYEDVTFDPPRLDTPEIFDSQPDFLKTTINRERYFWRWNTDEKYQINMRAYYRMVSGIDGAIGRFVQALEEAGLADNTIIVYTADNGYHKGNRGFAGKWSHYEESIGVPMIIMDPRVSRRQQGKKTEALALNLDLPSTFLDWAGVPVPERYQGRSLAPVVSGKKPKDWRAETFHEHFAVRNRIPAYEGIRTERYKYVRYVDHGKHEFLHDLKNDPDELVNLVGSSKFKKVLEDLRERTDKTVTAYGGPLEPLKGAFTKSTDPYPVASAAVTVKPGSDGFVDLLDGNILRSWSGDPQYWSGEGGVLTGVTDGSLKMNRFISWKGSTIQNFDLRVKVKVTPGGNSGLQYRGVMAPELGLDIVTGYQADVVANNPNYNGMLYEEKGRRILSHTGEKVIVDPDGQPWVVGTMPVKEFAPGEWHDYRVLVRGNHHQHWIDGHPTADLLDFDEAGRTLDGVLAVQVHVGPEMKIQYKDFKIKHLPDNLPLEQPEDHPIPEGSLGVRPQGKLPNDWKPPVYGR
- a CDS encoding sulfatase, giving the protein MMYLKKLRIFFGISLTLTISSAAESKIKNVLLLISDDLKASTLSCYGDPLVQTPNIDALAAQGVVFNRAYCQGMTCGPSRQSFMFSRYKGDHGTSLGQNFINNDVYSARVGKIFHMKVPGDIVEGANGEDYAECWTERFNSPGLEVHTAGKYSLFNHNIFTMSMKDRASTAEKDRWFVSVEYEGDGSDQPDWKTATKTIDLLRKHKDKPFFIAAGFVRPHYPNVAPQQYFDKYPYTDVSLPEQVEGDLDDIPEIGYTAVRSDTDPIGLYPDNQKRMWAAYYATITYMDEQLGRIVEELERLGLRESTAIVFMSDHGYHLGEHTFWQKNNLHEDVTRVPLIISAPGLKPGRSDAFVELVDMYPTVSDLMGISVPETVQGKSLVPLLKNPGGSVREEAFSVGNGGSGFAIRGDAWTYIHYKDDTEELYDMKKDPKQFTNLAGDPKYARVLVTQRAKLNARVAAAGLQRG